In Aliidongia dinghuensis, the following proteins share a genomic window:
- a CDS encoding acetyl-CoA C-acyltransferase, with translation MVDAVIVSTARTPIGKAFRGGLNLTHGAEMGGHVIRAAAERAKLDGGEVEDVILGCALPQGATGGNIARQAAIRAGLPASVAAMTVNRYCSSGLQAIAIAAQRVIVDQVPVAIAGGLESISLVQGMGGLPQEPDPWLTEHKPDIYMPMLDTAEVVAARYGVARAAQDAFALESQRRTAAGQRDGRFDAEIVPITTVKAVIDKATGETRRETVTVTKDEGNRADTTLEGLAKLEPVRGPDKTITAGNASQLSDGASAAVVMSDREAARRGLKPLGIFRGLAVAGCEPDEMGIGPVFAVPTLLKRHGLTVADIDIWELNEAFAVQVLYCRDRLGIPADRLNVDGGAISIGHPYGMSGARMTGHLLIEGKRRGAKLGVVTMCIGGGMGAAGLFEIV, from the coding sequence ATGGTCGACGCGGTCATCGTCTCGACGGCGCGCACGCCGATCGGCAAGGCGTTCCGGGGTGGCTTGAACCTGACGCACGGCGCCGAAATGGGCGGGCACGTCATCCGCGCGGCGGCCGAGCGGGCGAAGCTCGACGGCGGCGAGGTCGAGGACGTGATCCTGGGTTGCGCGCTGCCGCAGGGCGCGACCGGCGGCAACATCGCGCGCCAGGCGGCGATCCGGGCCGGCCTGCCCGCCTCGGTCGCGGCCATGACCGTCAACCGCTATTGCAGCTCGGGCCTGCAGGCGATCGCGATTGCGGCGCAGAGGGTGATTGTCGACCAGGTGCCGGTCGCGATCGCCGGCGGGCTCGAATCGATCAGTCTGGTCCAGGGTATGGGCGGCCTGCCGCAGGAGCCGGATCCCTGGCTCACCGAGCACAAGCCCGACATCTACATGCCCATGCTGGATACGGCCGAGGTCGTGGCCGCGCGCTATGGCGTCGCTCGCGCGGCGCAGGATGCCTTCGCGCTCGAAAGCCAGCGCCGTACCGCAGCCGGCCAGCGCGACGGAAGGTTCGATGCCGAGATCGTGCCGATCACGACGGTGAAGGCGGTCATCGACAAGGCGACCGGCGAGACCCGGCGTGAGACGGTCACCGTGACGAAGGACGAGGGCAACCGCGCCGACACGACGCTCGAGGGCCTGGCCAAGCTCGAGCCGGTGCGCGGGCCGGACAAGACCATCACGGCCGGCAACGCGAGCCAGCTGTCGGACGGCGCGTCGGCGGCCGTCGTCATGTCCGACCGGGAGGCGGCACGGCGCGGCCTCAAGCCGCTCGGCATCTTCCGGGGCCTGGCGGTCGCCGGCTGCGAACCGGACGAGATGGGCATCGGTCCGGTCTTTGCGGTGCCCACCCTCTTGAAGCGCCACGGCCTCACCGTCGCCGACATCGACATCTGGGAGCTGAACGAGGCCTTCGCGGTGCAGGTGCTCTATTGCCGCGACCGGCTCGGCATCCCGGCCGACCGCCTGAACGTCGACGGCGGCGCCATCTCGATCGGCCATCCCTATGGCATGTCGGGTGCGCGCATGACCGGCCACCTGCTGATCGAAGGCAAACGGCGCGGCGCCAAGCTCGGCGTCGTCACCATGTGCATCGGCGGCGGCATGGGTGCCGCCGGCCTGTTCGAGATCGTGTAA
- a CDS encoding AMP-binding protein, whose product MAELWEKSYPPGFDWHAEIKTALLTDEQREAARRWGTKSFIEFGPITLDFVTFDALVERAARGFAALGVKPGVHVALHLPNTPHYPLAFYGVLRAGGVVANLSPLDAERELAHKIALADVSLVVSFAGLDQKLPPPGPNLRIMVATPEDMAPVPPPAIPTDPAERIPFRVLLDPTRPSPGPWPTPAVDDLAVLQFTGGTTGLPKAAMLSHANLTASVSSYDAWGSAPSIGLTPGAEKVLVVLPLFHIYALNTLLLRGMRNGYTLLLKARWDTDDILDTIARDRPTMFSGVPTMFRAIASHPRARQVDFSCFHFCNTGGAPLPMELRDEFEGVADRLLLEGWGMSETSPAGTVTPPQNRKLGSAGLPLPGVTIEIRDLDEPERKLAPNEKGEICIRGKNVTKGYYKQPEETANAFVDGFFRTGDIGYLDDDGFLFIVDRKKDMILSGGFNVYPRLIEEAIYEHPAVAEVIVIGVPDAYRGESAKAFVTLRDGAAAPSLDDLRAFLADKVGKHELPAALEIRDSLPKTAVGKLWKKPLVDEARAQAKVR is encoded by the coding sequence ATGGCCGAACTCTGGGAGAAATCCTACCCGCCCGGCTTCGACTGGCATGCGGAGATCAAGACGGCGCTCCTGACCGACGAGCAGCGCGAGGCCGCCCGGCGCTGGGGCACCAAGAGCTTCATCGAGTTCGGGCCGATCACGCTCGATTTCGTGACGTTCGACGCGCTGGTCGAGCGGGCGGCACGCGGCTTCGCGGCCTTGGGCGTCAAGCCCGGCGTGCATGTGGCGCTGCATCTGCCGAACACGCCGCATTATCCGCTCGCGTTCTACGGCGTGCTCAGGGCCGGCGGCGTGGTCGCGAACCTGTCGCCGCTCGACGCCGAGCGCGAGCTTGCGCACAAGATCGCGCTGGCCGACGTCAGCCTGGTCGTGAGCTTCGCCGGCCTCGACCAGAAGCTGCCGCCGCCCGGCCCCAACTTGCGCATCATGGTCGCGACGCCGGAGGACATGGCGCCGGTGCCGCCGCCGGCCATCCCGACGGATCCCGCGGAACGCATCCCATTCCGCGTGCTGCTCGACCCGACCCGCCCCTCCCCCGGCCCCTGGCCCACGCCGGCGGTCGATGATCTGGCCGTGCTGCAGTTCACCGGCGGCACCACCGGCCTGCCCAAGGCGGCGATGCTGAGCCATGCCAATCTGACCGCGTCGGTCTCGAGCTATGACGCCTGGGGTTCGGCGCCCTCGATCGGTCTTACGCCCGGCGCCGAGAAGGTGCTGGTCGTCCTGCCGCTGTTCCACATCTACGCGCTCAACACGCTGCTGCTTCGGGGCATGCGCAACGGCTATACGCTGCTGCTGAAGGCGCGCTGGGACACGGACGACATCCTCGACACGATCGCGCGCGACCGCCCGACGATGTTCTCGGGCGTGCCGACCATGTTCCGGGCGATCGCGTCCCATCCGCGTGCTCGCCAGGTCGATTTCTCCTGCTTCCATTTCTGCAACACCGGCGGCGCGCCCTTGCCGATGGAGTTGCGCGACGAGTTCGAGGGCGTGGCCGACCGGCTGCTCCTGGAAGGCTGGGGCATGAGCGAGACCTCGCCCGCCGGCACGGTGACGCCGCCGCAGAACCGCAAGCTGGGATCGGCCGGCCTGCCGCTGCCCGGCGTCACGATCGAGATCCGCGACCTGGACGAACCTGAGCGCAAGCTCGCCCCGAATGAAAAGGGCGAGATCTGCATCCGCGGCAAGAACGTGACGAAGGGCTATTACAAGCAGCCGGAGGAGACGGCGAACGCGTTCGTCGACGGCTTCTTCCGCACCGGCGACATCGGCTATCTCGACGACGACGGCTTCCTGTTCATCGTCGACCGCAAGAAGGACATGATCCTGTCGGGCGGCTTCAACGTCTATCCGCGGCTGATCGAGGAGGCGATCTACGAGCACCCCGCGGTCGCCGAAGTGATCGTCATCGGCGTTCCCGACGCCTATCGCGGCGAAAGCGCCAAGGCCTTCGTCACGCTGCGCGACGGTGCCGCGGCGCCGAGCCTGGACGATCTCCGCGCCTTCCTCGCCGACAAGGTCGGCAAGCACGAGCTGCCGGCCGCGCTCGAGATCCGCGACAGCCTGCCCAAGACCGCGGTCGGCAAACTATGGAAGAAGCCGCTCGTCGACGAGGCCCGGGCGCAAGCGAAGGTAAGGTAG
- a CDS encoding 3-hydroxyacyl-CoA dehydrogenase NAD-binding domain-containing protein — translation MTSPVTPSPVTSRRSGDIAVVIIDNPPVNALGHKVRAGLATELAALEADATVAAVVLACAGRTFVAGADITEFGKPLEPPGLHEVIAQIGRMTKPVVAAIHGTALGGGLELALGCHYRVAVATAQFGLPEVKLGILPGAGGTQRLPRVLGVIPALEIMTTGDFIGADKALAGGLIQRILPDLDQAAVDFAREIAAARPLPLIEASDGKLAEARANPGLIDEFARSIARRSRGFRAPGAIIDCVKAALAKPFADGLAYERERFMELVQSPESAAQRYAFFAEREAGKVPGLPSDTPVRPIRRAAVIGAGTMGGGIAMNFANAGIPVTLIETGAEALERGLKTIRANYEATAKRGGITPADAEARFARITGSLKLEDAAEADIVTEAVFEEMGLKKDLFGKLDRIVRADAILATNTSTLDVNEIAAATSRPERVLGTHYFSPANVMKLLEIVRGTATAPDVLATAMAMARKLKKVPVVVGVCYGFVGNRMLHRRASQVESLLLEGASPAELDQALLDFGFPMGPCAMADLAGIDVGWRIRQGLGIRDEVSDRLYEAGRLGQKTGAGFFRYEPGNRAPIPDPAVDAIIAAAAAAKGIDRRSIPQDEILARLLYPMVNEAAHILEEGIASRASDIDIVWFYGYGWPVYRGGPMYWADHIGLETIRAGLQKMTDRLSDARLKPAPLLARLAAEGRGFLGPKA, via the coding sequence ATGACCTCACCCGTCACCCCCTCACCCGTCACCAGTCGCCGCAGCGGCGACATCGCTGTCGTCATCATCGACAATCCGCCGGTCAACGCGCTCGGCCATAAGGTTCGCGCCGGCCTTGCGACGGAGCTGGCGGCGCTCGAGGCCGACGCCACGGTCGCGGCGGTCGTGCTCGCCTGCGCCGGTCGCACCTTCGTCGCCGGCGCCGACATCACCGAATTCGGCAAGCCGCTCGAACCGCCGGGGCTCCACGAGGTGATCGCCCAGATCGGACGCATGACGAAGCCGGTCGTGGCCGCGATCCATGGCACGGCCTTGGGCGGCGGGCTCGAGCTGGCGCTCGGCTGCCATTATCGCGTCGCGGTCGCGACCGCCCAGTTCGGCCTGCCGGAGGTGAAGCTCGGCATCCTACCCGGCGCTGGCGGGACGCAGCGCCTGCCGCGCGTGCTGGGCGTGATCCCGGCGCTCGAGATCATGACCACGGGCGACTTCATCGGCGCCGACAAGGCGCTCGCTGGCGGGCTCATCCAACGCATCCTGCCCGATCTGGACCAGGCGGCGGTGGATTTCGCGCGCGAGATCGCGGCCGCCCGGCCGTTGCCGCTCATCGAGGCGAGCGACGGCAAGCTCGCCGAGGCGCGCGCCAATCCGGGCCTGATCGACGAATTCGCCCGTTCGATCGCTCGCCGGAGCCGCGGCTTCAGGGCACCAGGCGCCATCATCGACTGCGTCAAGGCCGCGCTTGCGAAGCCGTTCGCCGACGGCCTCGCCTACGAGCGCGAGCGGTTCATGGAACTGGTGCAATCGCCGGAGTCGGCGGCGCAGCGCTATGCCTTCTTCGCCGAGCGCGAGGCCGGCAAAGTGCCGGGCCTGCCGTCCGACACGCCGGTGCGGCCGATCCGTCGGGCCGCCGTCATCGGGGCCGGCACCATGGGCGGCGGCATCGCCATGAATTTCGCCAATGCCGGCATTCCGGTGACCCTGATCGAGACCGGTGCCGAGGCGCTTGAGCGCGGGCTCAAGACCATCCGCGCCAACTACGAGGCGACCGCCAAGCGCGGCGGCATCACGCCGGCCGACGCCGAGGCGCGCTTCGCCCGCATCACCGGCAGCCTGAAGCTCGAGGACGCCGCCGAGGCCGACATCGTGACCGAGGCGGTGTTCGAGGAGATGGGCCTGAAGAAGGATCTCTTCGGCAAGCTCGACCGTATCGTGCGCGCCGACGCGATCCTGGCCACCAACACCTCGACCTTGGATGTGAACGAGATCGCCGCCGCGACGAGCCGGCCCGAGCGCGTGCTGGGCACCCATTACTTCAGCCCGGCCAACGTCATGAAACTGCTCGAAATCGTGCGCGGCACGGCGACGGCACCCGACGTGCTCGCAACCGCCATGGCGATGGCGCGCAAGCTCAAGAAGGTGCCGGTCGTGGTCGGCGTCTGCTACGGCTTCGTCGGCAACCGCATGCTGCACCGCCGCGCGTCCCAGGTGGAATCCCTGCTGCTCGAAGGCGCCTCGCCGGCCGAACTCGACCAGGCGCTGCTCGATTTTGGCTTCCCCATGGGCCCGTGCGCCATGGCGGACTTGGCCGGCATCGATGTCGGCTGGCGCATCCGCCAGGGCCTGGGCATCCGGGACGAGGTCTCCGACCGGCTCTACGAGGCGGGCCGGCTCGGCCAGAAGACCGGCGCCGGCTTCTTCCGCTACGAGCCCGGCAACCGGGCGCCGATCCCCGATCCCGCCGTCGATGCCATCATCGCCGCGGCCGCCGCCGCGAAGGGCATCGACCGGCGCAGCATTCCCCAGGACGAGATCCTGGCGCGGCTGCTCTATCCGATGGTCAATGAGGCGGCGCATATCCTCGAGGAGGGCATCGCGAGCCGCGCGTCGGACATCGACATCGTCTGGTTCTACGGCTACGGCTGGCCGGTCTACCGCGGCGGGCCGATGTATTGGGCAGATCACATCGGTCTCGAAACGATCCGCGCCGGCCTTCAGAAGATGACGGACCGGCTCAGCGACGCGCGGCTCAAGCCCGCCCCGCTCCTGGCACGGCTCGCCGCCGAAGGCCGCGGGTTCCTCGGCCCGAAGGCGTAA